The following are encoded in a window of Acidobacteriota bacterium genomic DNA:
- a CDS encoding M24 family metallopeptidase, giving the protein MGTSAATSRSSRGSVPTKPKRSPPTLVSRRRLESDLGRVASRLDLPAKAFATCLLTLAAGLPAAAQPSAEQGRSITSTPGVLPERARAAAINLILQDRLENLLPRLMREEGIEMWLVINREYNEDPVYLTLVPEPVFAARRTTMLVIHDRSPREELDRLTVSRYPLQGVYAPAWEGGSDDEQWRRLAEIIRERSPKTIGINVSPEWAFGDGLSASHRDRLLRELGPEWSRRLVSAERLAVRWLETRVDREIEIYPTVVALARSVISEAFSSKVITPGITTTDDVAWYIRQRYTDLGLPVWFMPYVNIQRRGVSDEPDAPFFGRGGVIERGDVLHTDVGISYLRLATDTQEMGYVLRLGEDDVPAGLKKALETGNRWQDLLTEEFVAGRPGNDILARTLARMDEEGIRGSVYTHPIGFFGHGPGPTIGMWDNQGETPVRGDWPLYANTAHAIEGNVKVPVPEWDGQLVQIKLEQTALFDGERVWYLAGRQTSWHLVE; this is encoded by the coding sequence ATGGGCACTTCGGCCGCAACGAGCCGGAGTTCACGTGGGAGCGTACCGACAAAGCCGAAGCGATCGCCTCCGACGCTGGTGTCGAGGCGACGGCTGGAGTCTGACTTGGGCAGGGTTGCGTCTCGACTCGACCTGCCGGCCAAGGCGTTCGCAACGTGTCTTCTGACGCTCGCGGCCGGCCTTCCGGCGGCTGCGCAGCCGTCCGCGGAACAGGGGCGCAGCATCACCAGCACGCCCGGTGTCCTTCCGGAGCGCGCCCGCGCCGCCGCGATAAACCTCATTCTCCAGGATCGTCTCGAGAATCTTCTTCCCAGGCTGATGAGAGAAGAAGGGATCGAGATGTGGCTCGTCATCAATCGGGAGTACAACGAGGACCCGGTCTATCTGACGCTCGTGCCCGAGCCCGTATTCGCGGCGCGTCGCACGACGATGCTCGTGATTCACGACCGCTCGCCGCGTGAGGAGCTCGACCGTCTCACCGTGAGCCGATACCCGCTTCAGGGAGTTTATGCGCCTGCATGGGAAGGTGGCTCCGATGATGAGCAGTGGCGCAGACTCGCGGAGATCATTCGTGAACGGAGCCCGAAGACGATCGGAATCAACGTAAGCCCTGAATGGGCTTTCGGCGACGGGCTCTCGGCTTCGCACCGCGACCGGTTGCTGAGGGAGCTGGGACCGGAGTGGAGCCGGCGTCTCGTCAGCGCGGAACGGCTCGCCGTACGCTGGCTCGAGACCCGAGTCGATCGTGAGATCGAGATCTATCCGACCGTCGTTGCCCTGGCGCGGTCGGTCATCTCGGAGGCTTTCTCGTCGAAGGTGATCACTCCGGGCATCACGACGACGGACGACGTTGCCTGGTACATCCGGCAGCGATACACCGACCTCGGGCTTCCCGTCTGGTTCATGCCTTACGTCAACATTCAGCGCCGAGGAGTATCGGACGAACCGGACGCCCCGTTTTTCGGACGGGGTGGCGTGATCGAGCGAGGTGACGTGCTGCACACCGACGTCGGAATCTCGTATCTCCGGCTCGCCACCGATACCCAGGAGATGGGCTACGTGCTCCGGCTCGGGGAGGATGACGTTCCGGCGGGGCTGAAGAAAGCGCTCGAGACGGGCAACCGGTGGCAGGACCTGCTGACCGAAGAGTTCGTCGCGGGCCGGCCAGGAAACGACATTCTCGCGAGGACGCTCGCCCGGATGGACGAGGAGGGAATCCGCGGAAGCGTCTATACCCATCCGATCGGGTTCTTTGGTCATGGCCCGGGACCAACCATCGGGATGTGGGACAACCAGGGAGAAACGCCCGTACGAGGAGACTGGCCGCTGTACGCGAATACTGCTCACGCGATCGAGGGGAACGTCAAAGTTCCCGTTCCCGAATGGGACGGCCAGCTCGTGCAGATCAAGCTCGAGCAGACGGCGCTCTTCGATGGAGAGCGCGTCTGGTATCTGGCAGGCCGCCAGACGAGCTGGCACCTCGTCGAGTAG
- a CDS encoding TIGR00266 family protein produces MEQWYVAVSGKQMGPWSAEEILQKIRSGELDRTAHVYLPGMAGWEPIGGRHEFAAAIRSKRMKESPPPMPTRASIADEIDYEIFGEEMQFVELTLDPNEACVAEAGSFMYMDPGMHMETIFGDGSPQSASMLGMLAQAGKRVLTGESLFMTVFSNHSGGRQKVAFASPYPGRIIPLDLAQLGGSMICQKDSFLVAAKGISVGIAFQKRLGAGFFGGEGFILQKLEGDGLAFVHAGGMIVERHLGPGEVLRLDTGCLVAFEPRVDYDIQFVSGIKTALFGGEGLFHATLRGPGKIWMQSLPFSRFASRVFAAAPRSKTRGGGKDRGEGSILGLIGDLAGGDRS; encoded by the coding sequence ATGGAACAGTGGTACGTCGCGGTCAGCGGTAAACAGATGGGGCCATGGTCCGCGGAGGAGATCCTCCAGAAGATCCGGTCGGGCGAGCTCGACCGGACCGCTCATGTCTATCTCCCTGGGATGGCGGGATGGGAGCCGATCGGGGGGCGGCACGAGTTCGCCGCCGCGATCCGGTCGAAGAGGATGAAGGAATCTCCACCGCCGATGCCGACGCGAGCGAGCATCGCGGACGAGATCGACTATGAGATCTTCGGGGAAGAGATGCAGTTCGTCGAGCTCACGCTCGACCCGAACGAGGCCTGCGTCGCCGAGGCAGGCTCGTTCATGTACATGGACCCCGGCATGCACATGGAGACGATTTTCGGCGACGGCTCACCGCAGTCGGCGAGCATGCTCGGAATGCTGGCCCAGGCGGGCAAGCGGGTTCTGACTGGGGAGTCTCTCTTCATGACGGTCTTTTCGAACCACTCCGGGGGGAGGCAGAAGGTGGCATTCGCGTCGCCCTATCCCGGCCGGATCATTCCTCTCGACCTCGCGCAGCTCGGAGGTTCGATGATCTGTCAGAAGGATTCGTTCCTCGTTGCGGCGAAGGGGATTTCGGTCGGAATCGCGTTCCAGAAGAGGCTCGGCGCCGGCTTTTTCGGCGGTGAGGGCTTCATTCTGCAGAAGCTGGAGGGCGATGGTCTCGCCTTCGTGCACGCCGGCGGGATGATCGTCGAGCGCCATCTCGGACCGGGTGAGGTGCTTCGACTCGATACCGGCTGTCTGGTCGCCTTCGAGCCTCGGGTCGACTACGACATCCAGTTCGTGAGCGGCATCAAGACCGCGCTGTTCGGCGGGGAGGGTCTTTTTCACGCGACACTTCGCGGTCCGGGGAAGATATGGATGCAGTCACTCCCGTTCAGCCGTTTCGCGAGCCGGGTGTTCGCGGCAGCACCGCGTTCGAAGACCCGCGGAGGAGGGAAGGATCGTGGTGAGGGATCGATTCTCGGGCTGATCGGCGATCTCGCGGGCGGCGACCGTTCATGA
- a CDS encoding TerB family tellurite resistance protein — protein sequence MPISRILELFNRQRDEETEEGRDEAIRLATAAVLLEVANAGSEMGEAERQEVVGHLRNAFSLDDASSAELLAAADDLRSDTIDHFHLTNQVRRATERDERMQIVEAMWRIVYADGKFHQYEGYIVRKLSDLLGLEHAEMIDAKMRVREQMGLAP from the coding sequence ATGCCAATCTCCCGGATTCTGGAGCTCTTCAACCGTCAGCGTGACGAAGAAACGGAGGAGGGGCGCGACGAAGCGATCCGGCTCGCGACTGCTGCGGTTCTGCTCGAAGTGGCGAATGCCGGCTCCGAGATGGGTGAAGCGGAACGGCAGGAAGTCGTCGGTCACCTTCGGAATGCGTTCTCGCTCGATGACGCTTCATCTGCCGAGCTGCTGGCTGCGGCCGACGATCTGAGGAGCGACACGATCGACCACTTTCATCTGACGAATCAGGTGAGACGCGCCACGGAACGGGACGAGCGGATGCAGATCGTAGAGGCGATGTGGCGCATCGTGTACGCCGATGGGAAGTTTCATCAGTACGAGGGATACATCGTCCGCAAGCTTTCGGATCTCCTCGGGCTGGAGCATGCAGAGATGATCGACGCGAAAATGCGCGTGAGGGAACAGATGGGTCTCGCGCCCTGA
- a CDS encoding peptidase, whose translation MTTTRSAALALAAMLLSTPLLGVDPAPDTAEPGSIEAIARYTTDPKYLPETVAYVPESATVASPMDALGRLSGTPNELTRVAEIHGYFNRLGSESPRVRVETIGRTEEGRDLILAIISSEENLARLDRLSGITAALADPRTTSRAEAEALIREGKPFYYLTGGLHSTETGSPEMLMELAYRLAVSEKENIRNIRDNVVVMITPVAEPDGRDRIVDWYYRHLRGKNLPFDDLRRVGSPPYWGHYVFHDNNRDGMQLTLALTRAINAAWWRHHPQVFHDLHESLPLLYISTGHGPYSEAIDPLTVNEWTQFAYNETSELQAMGLPGVWVWGFWDGWWPGYLFSVANNHNAIGRFYETFGNSLAGTFERELEDVKFVGKSVTERQWYRPWPPDEKVRWSLRNNTNYMQAGVLAALDQAATRSDELLRNYWVKADRAISRGKSEAPHAWIIPREQRDSGRAAYLINQLRVHRIEVHTLDAETESGDETFEAGDWVVRLDQPHRNAAVNFLQKQEFPADEPNPPYDDIAWTWPLLYGVDATRIDDDSILSAAMSPVEQDVVPRGEVIGSGRIYLVRDSGQNAIMNLALELKDERIEVAEEGFDLDETDYPAGSLMIWTSAAKASAAAEKLGLTFVGVDSKPDVASHRISLPRIAVLHNWSTQDTGWVRYLFDRERIPYTLINPDHVRAGNLGRRFDVILVPDLGGDLSRMIHGIDTKLAPLAYTRTPEYPSHGIPDPSQDISRGMAFSGLANLQSFVDGGGVVVALSNGGTLVVDSGIARRAERTGDIGRTPGSEIQAKVLAPSPIVYGYEEFPSVFRGNGPVFDVADRDRDLVVMQFGTKEVEPATDYFEISASLGTTEESDFGMEPAEEDSEAEEAETEEEEDEEEKKPLVLSGGLEGDALDGKPAIIDMPVGKGRVVLFNFNPLHRYLNHSDFRFVYNALLNWDAGIRD comes from the coding sequence ATGACAACCACGAGATCTGCCGCGCTCGCTCTGGCCGCGATGCTGCTGTCCACCCCTCTTCTGGGTGTCGATCCGGCCCCCGACACCGCGGAGCCGGGGAGTATCGAGGCGATCGCCCGTTACACGACAGATCCGAAGTACCTCCCGGAGACCGTTGCCTACGTTCCGGAATCGGCCACCGTGGCGTCTCCAATGGACGCTCTGGGCCGGCTCTCGGGAACGCCGAACGAGCTGACCCGCGTGGCGGAGATTCACGGTTATTTCAACCGGCTCGGATCGGAGAGCCCCCGCGTTCGAGTCGAGACGATCGGACGCACCGAGGAGGGTCGTGACCTGATCCTCGCCATCATCTCCTCGGAGGAAAACCTGGCTCGGCTCGACCGGCTGAGCGGGATCACGGCTGCTCTGGCCGATCCGCGCACGACTTCGCGTGCGGAAGCCGAGGCGCTGATTCGGGAGGGCAAACCGTTCTACTACCTGACCGGCGGTCTCCATTCGACCGAGACTGGCAGCCCAGAGATGCTGATGGAGCTCGCCTACCGCCTTGCCGTCAGCGAAAAGGAAAACATCCGCAACATCCGGGACAACGTCGTCGTCATGATCACGCCGGTGGCCGAACCGGACGGGCGGGACCGAATCGTCGACTGGTACTACCGACACCTGCGAGGGAAGAATCTTCCTTTCGATGATCTGCGCCGAGTCGGTTCGCCTCCCTACTGGGGTCACTACGTGTTTCACGACAACAACCGCGACGGGATGCAGCTCACGCTCGCCCTGACGCGCGCGATCAACGCTGCGTGGTGGCGCCATCACCCGCAGGTGTTCCACGATCTTCACGAATCGCTGCCGCTGCTCTACATCTCGACCGGTCACGGGCCGTACAGTGAGGCGATCGATCCGCTCACGGTCAACGAGTGGACTCAGTTCGCATACAACGAAACCTCGGAGCTGCAGGCGATGGGGCTGCCCGGCGTCTGGGTCTGGGGATTCTGGGACGGATGGTGGCCGGGATATCTCTTCTCGGTCGCGAACAATCACAATGCGATCGGCCGCTTCTACGAGACGTTCGGCAATTCGCTCGCCGGGACGTTCGAAAGAGAGCTCGAGGACGTGAAGTTCGTTGGCAAGAGTGTGACTGAGCGACAGTGGTACCGTCCCTGGCCACCCGACGAGAAGGTTCGGTGGTCGCTGAGAAACAATACGAATTACATGCAGGCGGGAGTTCTGGCCGCGCTCGATCAGGCGGCGACCCGGAGCGACGAGCTCCTCAGGAACTACTGGGTCAAGGCGGATCGGGCGATCTCTCGAGGAAAAAGCGAGGCGCCTCATGCCTGGATCATCCCTCGCGAGCAGAGAGATTCCGGCCGGGCCGCGTATCTGATCAACCAGCTTCGCGTCCATCGGATCGAAGTTCACACGCTCGACGCCGAGACCGAATCGGGAGACGAGACGTTCGAAGCGGGTGACTGGGTCGTCCGGCTCGATCAGCCCCATCGCAACGCAGCAGTGAATTTTCTTCAGAAGCAGGAGTTCCCGGCTGACGAGCCGAACCCTCCTTACGACGACATCGCATGGACCTGGCCGCTGCTCTACGGTGTCGATGCCACCCGGATCGACGACGACTCGATTCTTTCGGCGGCGATGTCCCCGGTCGAGCAGGACGTCGTGCCGCGGGGCGAAGTGATCGGAAGTGGTCGCATTTACCTCGTGAGGGACAGCGGACAGAACGCGATCATGAATCTCGCGCTCGAACTGAAAGACGAGCGAATCGAAGTGGCGGAGGAGGGATTCGATCTCGACGAAACGGACTACCCCGCGGGGAGTCTGATGATCTGGACGAGCGCCGCGAAAGCTTCGGCGGCTGCCGAAAAGCTCGGACTCACCTTCGTCGGTGTCGACTCGAAGCCGGATGTCGCGTCGCATCGAATCTCGCTTCCTCGCATCGCGGTGCTCCACAACTGGTCGACTCAGGACACGGGCTGGGTGCGGTATCTCTTCGATCGAGAGCGGATCCCGTACACGCTGATCAATCCCGATCACGTTCGCGCCGGAAATCTCGGGCGACGGTTCGACGTGATTCTGGTGCCGGACCTCGGCGGGGATCTGTCGCGGATGATCCACGGAATCGACACGAAGCTCGCTCCGCTCGCGTACACGAGAACCCCCGAGTATCCCTCTCACGGGATTCCGGACCCATCGCAGGACATTTCGCGTGGGATGGCATTCAGCGGCCTCGCGAACCTCCAGTCGTTCGTCGACGGAGGAGGAGTCGTCGTCGCGCTCTCCAACGGTGGAACGCTGGTCGTCGACAGCGGGATCGCCAGGCGGGCCGAACGTACCGGTGATATCGGAAGGACGCCCGGGTCGGAGATCCAGGCGAAGGTGCTTGCCCCCAGCCCGATCGTCTATGGCTACGAGGAGTTTCCGTCCGTCTTCCGTGGGAACGGACCCGTATTCGACGTGGCCGACAGGGACCGGGATCTGGTGGTCATGCAGTTCGGCACGAAGGAGGTCGAGCCGGCGACCGACTATTTCGAGATTTCGGCCTCCCTCGGAACCACCGAAGAGTCCGACTTCGGAATGGAACCGGCCGAGGAGGACTCCGAGGCGGAGGAGGCGGAAACGGAGGAGGAAGAAGACGAGGAAGAGAAGAAGCCGCTCGTGCTGTCGGGAGGCCTCGAGGGGGATGCGCTCGACGGCAAGCCCGCGATCATCGACATGCCCGTCGGAAAGGGGAGAGTGGTGCTCTTCAACTTCAACCCGCTGCATCGCTATCTCAATCACTCCGATTTCCGGTTCGTCTACAACGCGCTGCTGAACTGGGATGCAGGGATTAGGGATTAG
- the purE gene encoding 5-(carboxyamino)imidazole ribonucleotide mutase: MSTAPLVAVIMGSRSDWETMQASTAVLDEIGVPHEKKIVSAHRTPELMREFASGARDRGIEVIIAGAGGAAHLPGMVASWTTLPVIGVPVQSHALNGLDSLLSIVQMPAGVPVATVAIGKSGATNAGLLAVSILATSRPELVAKLEAYRNSRRDAVARDVLG; encoded by the coding sequence ATGAGCACCGCTCCACTGGTCGCCGTGATCATGGGAAGCCGCTCCGACTGGGAGACGATGCAGGCGTCAACCGCCGTGCTCGACGAGATCGGCGTTCCGCACGAGAAGAAGATCGTTTCCGCCCACCGCACCCCGGAACTGATGCGCGAGTTCGCGTCGGGCGCGAGAGATCGTGGAATCGAGGTGATCATCGCGGGTGCCGGAGGGGCAGCGCATCTCCCGGGGATGGTCGCCAGCTGGACCACTCTCCCTGTGATCGGTGTTCCGGTTCAGAGCCACGCTCTCAACGGCCTCGATTCGCTTCTCTCGATCGTCCAGATGCCGGCCGGCGTTCCGGTGGCGACGGTTGCGATCGGAAAATCGGGTGCGACCAACGCCGGGCTTCTCGCCGTGTCGATTCTCGCAACGAGCCGGCCCGAGCTCGTGGCGAAGCTCGAGGCGTATCGGAATTCGCGACGTGACGCCGTCGCCCGGGACGTCCTCGGTTGA
- the metK gene encoding methionine adenosyltransferase encodes MTSERKYLFTSESVTEGHPDKVADQISDAILDSVLAEDPMSRVACETLVTTGLAMIAGEITTKAYADFPSIVRATIRDIGYNNASYGFDSETCAVISTIDEQSPDIAMGVDTGGAGDQGLMFGYASRETDELMPAPITYAHKLVQKLAEVRKSGKLDFVRPDGKSQVTVEYEGRRPVRVSAVVVSTQHDARVSQADLRDALIEHVVRAVIPAELLDDTVFHINPTGRFVVGGPMGDAGLTGRKIIVDTYGGMGRHGGGAFSGKDATKVDRSACYMARHVAKNLVAAGLADEIEVQLAYAIGVAEPVSVNVNTFGTGRVDEVKMEDLIRAHFQLTPKGIIESLDLRKPVFRKTAAYGHFGRNEPEFTWERTDKAEAIASDAGVEATAGV; translated from the coding sequence ATGACTTCCGAACGAAAATATCTCTTCACCTCCGAATCGGTCACCGAGGGCCATCCGGACAAGGTTGCGGACCAGATCTCGGACGCCATCCTCGACTCGGTCCTGGCGGAAGATCCGATGAGCCGTGTTGCGTGCGAGACGCTCGTGACCACGGGTCTCGCGATGATCGCGGGTGAAATCACCACCAAGGCGTACGCGGATTTCCCATCGATCGTTCGCGCGACGATCCGCGACATCGGCTACAACAACGCCAGTTACGGCTTCGACAGCGAGACCTGTGCGGTCATTTCGACCATCGACGAGCAGAGTCCCGACATCGCGATGGGCGTCGATACGGGTGGTGCAGGAGATCAGGGCCTGATGTTCGGCTACGCGAGTCGTGAGACCGATGAACTGATGCCCGCTCCGATCACCTACGCTCACAAACTCGTACAAAAGCTCGCGGAAGTCCGAAAGTCCGGAAAGCTCGATTTCGTAAGGCCGGACGGGAAGTCGCAGGTTACGGTGGAGTACGAGGGTCGCCGGCCGGTTCGCGTATCCGCGGTGGTCGTTTCCACCCAGCACGACGCGCGAGTTTCGCAGGCGGATCTCCGCGACGCGCTCATCGAACATGTCGTCCGCGCCGTGATTCCGGCGGAGCTGCTCGACGATACGGTCTTTCACATCAATCCGACCGGCCGCTTCGTCGTGGGCGGACCGATGGGCGACGCAGGCCTCACCGGCAGGAAGATCATCGTCGACACGTACGGTGGAATGGGCCGCCACGGAGGAGGAGCGTTCTCCGGCAAGGACGCGACGAAAGTCGATCGATCCGCCTGCTACATGGCTCGGCACGTCGCCAAGAATCTCGTCGCCGCCGGGCTCGCGGACGAGATCGAAGTTCAGCTGGCCTACGCGATCGGTGTTGCCGAACCGGTTTCGGTCAATGTGAACACCTTCGGTACCGGCAGGGTCGACGAGGTGAAGATGGAAGATCTGATTCGCGCACATTTCCAGCTCACTCCGAAGGGGATCATCGAATCTCTCGACCTTCGCAAACCGGTGTTCCGGAAGACCGCAGCCTATGGGCACTTCGGCCGCAACGAGCCGGAGTTCACGTGGGAGCGTACCGACAAAGCCGAAGCGATCGCCTCCGACGCTGGTGTCGAGGCGACGGCTGGAGTCTGA
- a CDS encoding 5-(carboxyamino)imidazole ribonucleotide synthase: protein MKSTLLPGSVIGVLGSGQLGRMLALSAAAMGYRVHVYSPEEDSPAGAVSEKEIVASYDDLERVRELARSVDVVTFEFENVPSESLAAIEEIVPVRPSAKILHDTRNRLREKRLMRKIGVPVARFEPVTLDSVEEARGRLGGSIILKTTTSGYDGKGQLRVGSEPVDDVALNALFSDQEIIAEAVVEFEAELSVLVARNPSGEVVTYPVTRNVHVEGILDVSSCPARLPGLVERRAEEIARIVARELELEGVLCVEMFVESNGEVIVNELAPRPHNSGHWTIDAARCSQFEQQVRAVCDLPLGSADRLAPVAMANLLGDLWQGGRPDWERGLSIPGVALHLYGKRVARPGRKMGHLTATGSDVFEALERALTARSALNRQG, encoded by the coding sequence TTGAAATCGACCCTTCTTCCCGGATCCGTCATCGGAGTCCTCGGGAGCGGGCAGCTCGGGCGAATGCTCGCGCTGAGTGCGGCGGCGATGGGCTACCGCGTGCACGTCTACTCCCCGGAGGAGGACTCGCCGGCGGGCGCCGTCTCTGAAAAGGAGATTGTCGCCTCTTACGACGACCTCGAGCGGGTCCGGGAGCTTGCCCGCTCGGTCGACGTCGTGACCTTCGAGTTCGAGAATGTGCCGTCCGAATCGCTCGCCGCAATCGAGGAGATCGTTCCGGTGCGACCGTCCGCGAAGATCCTGCACGACACCCGGAACAGGCTTCGTGAGAAACGGCTGATGCGGAAGATCGGCGTTCCGGTCGCCAGATTCGAGCCGGTCACCCTGGACAGTGTCGAAGAAGCTCGAGGCCGCCTCGGTGGCTCGATCATCCTCAAAACAACGACCTCCGGCTATGACGGGAAAGGTCAGCTCCGGGTCGGCAGTGAGCCGGTCGACGACGTCGCCCTCAACGCTCTCTTCTCCGATCAGGAGATCATCGCGGAGGCAGTGGTCGAGTTCGAGGCCGAATTGTCGGTTCTCGTCGCCAGGAATCCATCCGGAGAAGTCGTCACGTATCCGGTGACTCGCAATGTTCACGTGGAGGGGATTCTCGATGTCTCGAGTTGTCCGGCCCGTCTGCCCGGACTGGTCGAGCGGCGCGCCGAGGAAATCGCCCGGATCGTTGCACGGGAGCTCGAGCTCGAGGGCGTGCTCTGTGTTGAGATGTTCGTCGAATCGAACGGCGAGGTGATCGTCAATGAGCTCGCTCCCCGTCCTCACAATTCCGGGCACTGGACCATCGATGCGGCGCGTTGCAGCCAGTTCGAGCAGCAGGTTCGGGCCGTCTGCGATCTTCCTCTCGGATCGGCGGACCGGCTCGCCCCCGTCGCGATGGCAAATCTTCTCGGGGATCTGTGGCAGGGTGGGCGGCCGGACTGGGAGCGGGGACTTTCCATTCCCGGCGTCGCGCTTCACCTTTACGGAAAAAGAGTCGCAAGGCCCGGGAGAAAGATGGGTCATCTCACGGCCACCGGAAGTGACGTCTTCGAAGCTCTGGAGCGGGCTCTGACCGCGAGAAGCGCTCTGAACAGACAGGGGTGA